In the genome of Arachis duranensis cultivar V14167 unplaced genomic scaffold, aradu.V14167.gnm2.J7QH unplaced_Scaffold_28291, whole genome shotgun sequence, one region contains:
- the LOC127744387 gene encoding ATP synthase subunit 9, mitochondrial has translation MTRMEKFEMLEGAKSMGAGAATIASAGAAVGIGNVFSSLIHSVARNPSLAKQLFGYAILGFALTEAIALFALMMAFLILFVF, from the coding sequence ATGACGAGAATGGAGAAATTCGAGATGTTAGAAGGTGCAAAATCAATGGGTGCCGGAGCTGCTACAATTGCTTCAGCGGGAGCTGCTGTAGGTATCGGAAAcgtattcagttcattaattCATTCCGTGGCAAGAAATCCATCATTGGCAAAACAGTTATTCGGATATGCAATCCTGGGCTTTGCTCTAACCGAGGCTATTGCCTTGTTCGCATTAATGATGGCCTTTCtgattctctttgttttctaa